One window from the genome of Lonchura striata isolate bLonStr1 chromosome 24, bLonStr1.mat, whole genome shotgun sequence encodes:
- the PGD gene encoding 6-phosphogluconate dehydrogenase, decarboxylating, with product MAEADIALIGLAVMGQNLILNMNDHGFVVCAFNRTVSKVDDFLANEAKGTRVIGAHSLEEMVSTLKKPRRIILLVKAGSAVDDFINKLVPLLETGDIIIDGGNSEYRDTTRRCKELQAKGILFVGSGVSGGEEGARYGPSLMPGGAKEAWPHIKTIFQSIAAKVGSGEPCCDWVGDEGAGHFVKMVHNGIEYGDMQLICEAYHLMKDVLSMEHDEMAKVFQEWNKTELDSFLIEITANILKFKDSDGKYLLPKIRDSAGQKGTGKWTAISALEYGVPVTLIGEAVFARCLSSLKDERVQASKLLEGPKMTQFRGDKKAFLEDIRKALYASKIISYAQGFMLLRQAAKEFGWTLNYGGIALMWRGGCIIRSVFLGKIKDAFDRNPELQNLLLDDFFKRAVENCQESWRHVISTGVQTGIPMPCFTTALSFYDGYRHEILPANLIQAQRDYFGAHTYELLSKPGVFIHTNWTGHGGNVSSSAYNV from the exons ATGGCCGA AGCTGACATTGCTTTGATTGGACTGGCGGTGATGGGCCAGAACCTGATTTTGAACATGAATGACCACGGCTTCGTG GTTTGTGCTTTTAACAGGACAGTTTCCAAAGTGGATGATTTCCTGGCTAACGAGGCCAAGGGAACCAGAGTGATTGGTGCTCACAGCCTGGAGGAGATGGTCTCCACGCTGAAGAAGCCCCGTCGCATTATCTTGTTGGTGAAGGCTGGAAGTGCAGTGGATGACTTCATCAATAAACTG GTGCCATTGTTGGAGACTGGAGACATCATAATTGATGGTGGGAATTCTGAGTACAGAGATACCACA AGGCGTTGTAAGGAGCTACAGGCAAAGGGCATCTTGTTTGTGGGAAGTGGAGTTAGTGGCGGGGAGGAGGGTGCCAGATACGGACCTTCTCTCATGCCAGGAGGAGCCAAGGAAGCCTG gccccacatCAAGACCATATTTCAAAGCATTGCTGCTAAAGTGGGATCTGGGGAACCTTGTTGTGACTGG GtgggagatgaaggagctggACATTTTGTGAAGATGGTGCACAATGGGATTGAGTATGGAGATATGCAGCTGATCTGTGAGGCCTATCACCTGATGAAAGATGTGCTGAGCATGGAGCACGATGAGATGGCAAAG GTATTTCAGGAGTGGAATAAGACAGAGTTGGACTCTTTCCTGATTGAAATCACAGCCAATATTCTCAAATTCAAAGACAGTGATGGCAAATACCTCCTCCCAAAGATCAGGGACAGTGCAGGGCAAAAAGGCACAGGGAAGTGGACGGCCATTTCTGCCCTGGAATACGGAGTCCCGGTCACGCTCATCG GTGAAGCTGTGTTTGCACGGTGCCTGTCTTCCCTCAAGGATGAGAGAGTGCAGGCCAGTAAGCTGCTGGAAGGGCCCAAAATGACCCAATTCCGTGGGGACAAGAAGGCCTTCCTGGAGGATATCCGCAAG gcccTGTATGCTTCCAAGATTATCTCATATGCTCAAGGCTTCATGCTGCTGAGACAAGCAGCCAAAGAATTTGGCTGGACACTGAATTACGGGGGTATTGCACTGATGTGGAGGGGAGGCTGCATCATCAGAAG TGTGTTCCTGGGAAAAATCAAAGATGCATTTGATCGAAACCCTGAGCTCCAGAATTTGCTGTTGGATGATTTCTTTAAGAGAGCTGTAGAAAACTGTCAG gaGTCCTGGCGCCATGTGATCAGTACTGGTGTGCAGACTGGAATCCCTATGCCCTGCTTCACCACAGCACTTTCTTTTTATGATGGATACAGGCATGAGATATTGCCAGCCAACCTGATTCAG GCTCAGCGTGATTACTTTGGTGCACATACATATGAATTATTATCAAAGCCAGGGGTATTTATCCATACTAACTGGACAGGCCATGGAGGAAACGTGTCCTCTTCTGCTTACAATGTCTAA
- the CENPS gene encoding centromere protein S codes for MAAAPPRARRAGNREGSDGGGPAPPRPARGGRETVRAAMAAAGAEERQVLAQRLKAAVHYTVGCLCQEVEEDKDVQFSKQSIAAISEITFRQCEIFAKDLEMFARHAKRTTVTTEDVKLLARRSNSLLKYITQKSEELASSNMEQKEKKRKKSSAAKGERTPGEQEAAVTENEDSNMA; via the exons atggcggcggccccgccccgcgcgcggCGGGCGGGAAACCGTGAGGGCAGCGatggcggcggccccgccccgccccgccccgcgcgcggCGGGCGGGAAACCGTGAGGGCAGCGATGGCGGCGGCCGGCGCTGAGGAGCGGCAGGTGCTCGCACAG AGGCTGAAGGCGGCGGTCCACTACACGGTCGGGTGCCTGTGccaggaggtggaggaggacaaggacgtgCAGTTCAGCAAACAGAGCATCGCGGCCATCTCGGAGATCACCTTCCGGCAGTGCG AAATCTTTGCAAAAGACCTTGAAATGTTTGCAAG GCATGCAAAACGAACCACAGTCACTACAGAAGATGTGAAGCTTTTGGCTAGAAGAAGCAATTCTTTG CTAAAATATATCACTCAGAAGAGTGAAGAGCTTGCATCAAGTAACATGgagcagaaggagaagaagagaaagaagtcCAGTGCAGCTAAGGGAGAGAGAACTCCTGGGGAACAAGAAGCAGCTGTGACTGAAAATGAAGATTCCAACATGGCATGA
- the DFFA gene encoding DNA fragmentation factor subunit alpha isoform X2 translates to MAARLKRCVVRRRDGPEQHGVAASCLRELRDKACGVLAIDKAREPITLVLAEDGTIVDDEDYFLCLPANTKFVALAKDEKWSSKSLDSGTSWLSESVDEVDSAAEKWKQLARQLKDDLSNIILMSEEDLQVLIDVPCSDLGEELAQSESKVQVLQDTLQQVLDRREEERQSRQLLELYLEALKTEDSILSKVAEPEAAARKEMDVVDTGTSSTDTSATTALSGQVLAALKEKRAPELCLDSQDLELVLKEDAAALASALGWDKQKAGALQEACDQELSKRLRQVQTLHSLRSTSKGKKTLPWGDWPSAKRKK, encoded by the exons ATGGCGGCGCGGCTGAAGCGCTGCGTGGTGCGGCGGCGGGACGGGCCGGAGCAGCACGGCGTGGCCGCGTCCTGCCTGCGGGAGCTGCGCGACAAAG cttGTGGTGTTCTGGCTATTGACAAGGCCAGGGAACCCATCACCTTGGTACTGGCAGAAGATGGGACCATTGTGGATGATGAAGATTACTTCTTGTGTTTGCCAGCTAACACCAAGTTTGTGGCACTGGCCAAGGATGAGAAATGGTCCAGCAAAAGCTTAG ACAGTGGAACATCCTGGCTCTCGGAGTCTGTGGATGAAGTGGACAGTGCTGCCGAGAAGTGGAAGCAACTGGCCAGGCAGCTGAAGGATGACCTGTCCAACATCATCCTGATGTCTGAAGAAGACCTCCAG GTGCTGATTGATGTGCCATGCTCAGACCTGGGAGAAGAACTTGCCCAAAGTGAAAGCAAAGTGCAAGTGCTGCAGGACACCCTGCAGCAGGTGCTGGACAGACGAGAAGAAGAGCGTCAGTCAAGGCAGCTCCTGGAACTCTACCTAGAGGCCTTGAAAACTGAAGACAGTATCTTAAGCAAAGTTGCAG AGCCTGAGGCTGCAGCAAGGAAGGAGATGGATGTGGTTGACACAGGTACCAGCAGCACAGATACTTCAGCCACAACAGCACTCAGCGGCCAGGTCCTTGCTGCTCTGAAAGAGAAACGTGCTCCAGAGCTCTGCTTGGACAGCCAGGATCTAGAG CTGGTGTTGAAGGAGgatgcagcagccctggcctcGGCTCTGGGATGGGACAAGCAGAaagctggagctctgcaggaagCCTGTGATCAGGAGCTCTCCAAGCGCCTCAGACAAGTGCAGACTCTGCACTCCCTACGCAGCACCTCCAAGGGCAAGAAAACGCTTCCCTGGGGGGACTGGCCCAGTGCAAAACGCAAAAAATAG
- the DFFA gene encoding DNA fragmentation factor subunit alpha isoform X1, which produces MAARLKRCVVRRRDGPEQHGVAASCLRELRDKACGVLAIDKAREPITLVLAEDGTIVDDEDYFLCLPANTKFVALAKDEKWSSKSLDSGTSWLSESVDEVDSAAEKWKQLARQLKDDLSNIILMSEEDLQVLIDVPCSDLGEELAQSESKVQVLQDTLQQVLDRREEERQSRQLLELYLEALKTEDSILSKVAEPEAAARKEMDVVDTGTSSTDTSATTALSGQVLAALKEKRAPELCLDSQDLESFKH; this is translated from the exons ATGGCGGCGCGGCTGAAGCGCTGCGTGGTGCGGCGGCGGGACGGGCCGGAGCAGCACGGCGTGGCCGCGTCCTGCCTGCGGGAGCTGCGCGACAAAG cttGTGGTGTTCTGGCTATTGACAAGGCCAGGGAACCCATCACCTTGGTACTGGCAGAAGATGGGACCATTGTGGATGATGAAGATTACTTCTTGTGTTTGCCAGCTAACACCAAGTTTGTGGCACTGGCCAAGGATGAGAAATGGTCCAGCAAAAGCTTAG ACAGTGGAACATCCTGGCTCTCGGAGTCTGTGGATGAAGTGGACAGTGCTGCCGAGAAGTGGAAGCAACTGGCCAGGCAGCTGAAGGATGACCTGTCCAACATCATCCTGATGTCTGAAGAAGACCTCCAG GTGCTGATTGATGTGCCATGCTCAGACCTGGGAGAAGAACTTGCCCAAAGTGAAAGCAAAGTGCAAGTGCTGCAGGACACCCTGCAGCAGGTGCTGGACAGACGAGAAGAAGAGCGTCAGTCAAGGCAGCTCCTGGAACTCTACCTAGAGGCCTTGAAAACTGAAGACAGTATCTTAAGCAAAGTTGCAG AGCCTGAGGCTGCAGCAAGGAAGGAGATGGATGTGGTTGACACAGGTACCAGCAGCACAGATACTTCAGCCACAACAGCACTCAGCGGCCAGGTCCTTGCTGCTCTGAAAGAGAAACGTGCTCCAGAGCTCTGCTTGGACAGCCAGGATCTAGAG AGCTTCAAGCATTGA